GTCAATTTAGATCAACGGTGAGATGTTAGACGCAAAAGAAATCACGACGTGCATGTTGCGAGAACGGGTCGGGCTGACCGCGTTCATTTATACGGTGACAAGAAATTAACATCTTGCCGAGGACGTGTACCAAGAAACCTGCATCAAAGCGCTGGAACAGGCGGGGGCTGTCGAATCCAAACAACACCTGCTGCGGTGGTTTCACAAGGTGGCCCGAAATCGAGCCATCGACATTCTGCGAGCGCGTGGTGAGAACGTGATGCAACTCTCGGATCAGACTTTGGCGATCTTGGAAGAGGATTGGGACTCGCGAGAGAATTCTCGCCGTGCTGATCTGATTGATGCGCTATCTCGCTGTCTGGACGTGTTGACTCCTCGAAGTCGCGAAATGATGTCGCTGCGATACTTTCAAGATCGATCGGGGGTCGAGATTGCCGGGATGACCGGTACGAAAGTGACCTCTGTCTACCAGACCATCGCGCGTGTCCATAAAGCATTGGCTGAGTGCCTGCGAGAACAACCGGAGTACCAATCTTGATGGATGATCAGTCGTATCAGCGATGGCTCGAACAAATCGCCGCTTATCAAGATGGTTCGCTTAGCAATGAACAACTGCGGGAGTTTGATCAAGCACTTCAAGCGGATGAGCAGAAACGTGCCATTTTTATCTCAGTGCATGAACCGACGATTGGAGTGATGGAGGTGCTGCGAGCACGGTTCGTGGCGAGCGAGGAAAGCAGTGCTACTGGATCGGGATTGGTTCCTGGTGTTTCGTTTTCGCCTCGCCGCTCGACGCTCCTACTTGCAAGCGGAATCGTACTTTTTCTCTTGATAGGCTTCTTTTGGTGGGCCATTCACGACGACGCGTTTTCGGGGCAGGTGGCTGAAGTCACTTACGAAAAACAAGCTGTTTGGCAAACGGCTTCTAGCGACAAGTCCATTCGCGAGTTGACTTATCTGCAGCCAGCCACCAACTACATGCTCCGTTCAGGCATCACTCGAATCAAGATGAGCGATGGTGCAGTTGTTTCCATGACCGGTCCGGCAGCCTTCACTTTGGTCAACGGTCATGAAAACAGCTCGACTCCGGAAAAATGGCCGTGCGATTGCCGAATGAACAAAGCGCTCTGACGGTCCAAGTCAGTGACTTCGAATTGCGTGA
The Rubripirellula reticaptiva DNA segment above includes these coding regions:
- a CDS encoding RNA polymerase sigma factor produces the protein MYQETCIKALEQAGAVESKQHLLRWFHKVARNRAIDILRARGENVMQLSDQTLAILEEDWDSRENSRRADLIDALSRCLDVLTPRSREMMSLRYFQDRSGVEIAGMTGTKVTSVYQTIARVHKALAECLREQPEYQS